The genomic segment ACCAACTGAGCTACTCCCGTTTGAACATAATCAGTTCCCGGTGTCTTGACCGGGAACTGATTAAGATATTTGGTTATTAGTCGATGATTTCAGTAATCTGACCAGAACCTACTGTACGGCCACCTTCACGAATAGCGAAACGCAAACCTACGTTCAATGCTACCGGGTAGATCAATTCTACAGTGATTTCTACGTTATCACCAGGCATTACCATTTCAGTTCCTTCCGGAAGAGTGATTTCACCTGTACAGTCCATAGTACGCAGATAGAACTGAGGACGGTATTTGTTGTGGAACGGAGTGTGACGACCACCTTCTTCTTTCTTCAAAACGTAGATAGATGCTTTGAATTTAGAGTGAGGTTTAATCTGACCCGGCTTACAAAGAACCATACCACGTTTGATTTCGTTCTTATCGATACCGCGGAGCAACAAACCTACGTTGTCACCAGCTTCACCCTGATCCAACAGCTTACGGAACATTTCAACACCAGTTACAACTGATTTCTTATCTTCACCCAAACCGAGGATTTCAACTTCGTCACCTACATGGATAACACCAGCTTCGATACGACCAGTAGCTACAGTACCACGACCAGTGATTGAGAATACGTCTTCAACCGGCATCAAGAACGGTTTATCAACGTCACGCGGAGGCAATGGAATCCAGTTGTCGCAAGCGTCCATCAATTCCATAACTTTTTCTTCCCACTTTTCAACACCGTTCAATGCGCCAAGAGCAGAACCCTGGATGAAAGGAGTGTTGTCGCCATCGAATTCGTAAGCTGAAAGCAGTTCACGCATTTCCATTTCAACAAGTTCCAACATTTCGGCATCGTCTACCATATCGCACTTGTTCATGAATACAACCAAACGAGGAACGTTTACCTGGCGAGCCAACAGGATGTGTTCGCGAGTCTGAGGCATCGGACCATCAGTTGCAGCAACTACGATGATAGCACCGTCCATCTGAGCAGCACCAGTTACCATGTTCTTTACGTAGTCGGCGTGACCCGGACAGTCTACGTGAGCATAGTGACGGTTGGCAGTTTCATACTCAACGTGTGAAGTATTGATAGTAATACCTCTTTCCTTTTCTTCAGGAGCGTTGTCGATCTGATCGAATGATTTTACTTCAGAAAAACCTTTTTTGCCTAACACTGTAGTGATAGCAGCAGTCAACGTGGTTTTACCGTGGTCTACGTGACCAATTGTACCAATGTTTACGTGCGGTTTGGTACGTTCGAATTTCTCTTTAGCCATAGCTTTACTTGTTATTTATTTGATTAATAATCAGCTTTTACATCTTTATGAGCTGTTACCGGGACTTGAACCCGGGACCTCTTCCTTACCAAGGAAGTGCTCTACCGCTGAGCTATAACAGCAGGGAAACCGGAGTTGTGGGCAAAGATGGATTCGAACCACCGAAGGCGTAAGCCAGCAGATTTACAGTCTGCCCCATTTGGCCACTCTGGTATTTGCCCCAATTATATAGAACTCTTTTTTCCCTTTAACTGAATTTCCGCAGGCATTGCTGCCTTTTGACGATAATCCACTTTCTTTTGAGCCTCTTGTCGGATTCGAACCAACGACCCCGAGATTACAAATCACGTGCTCTGGCCAACTGAGCTAAAGAGGCAGGCTTAAAAAATGCAACCGTAACGTTCCAGTGCGAGCGAAACGGCTGCAAATTTAGACATTTATTTTTTACCCGCAAAATTTTAAGCGGAATTTTATTTGCTCCGTTGTTTTTCCTTGTATTTAACCAGTTGTTTGCCCAAAGCTTCCAGACAAAGATCCACTGCTTCTTCAAACGTATCACAAACCTTATTTGCATAAAGCTCGCCATTGGGAACCAATACTTTCACCCCGGCTTCTTTATTTTCGGCTGTTTCTGGTTTAACTACCTTTAATGACACCTCTACTTTCTCTATATCGTCGTAAAATTTCTCCAACTTGGCAGCTTTCTTCTGGATAAAAGCCTGCAACTGCTCTGACGCATCAAAGTGAATTGATTGAATTCTAACTATCATACTTACCTCCTTTTCTTTAGGCCCGAGGATGAGCCTGATTATACACTTTTTTAAGTTCTTCAAAAGTAGTATGCGTATAAACTTCCGTAGTCGCCAAACTTTCGTGACCGAGCAACTCTTTTATCGAGCCCAAATCAGCGCCGTTATTCAGCATAGCCGTTGCAAAGGTATGCCTCAATACATGGGGACTTCTTTTTTTTACAGTTACTACCTTTGACAGGTTTCGCTTCACAATATATGCTACGATACTGCGGTTGAGCCTCTCTCCGGTCTTCCGGATGAAAAAAGCATCCGAACGAACCGGCAATGCCTGATTCCGCACATTGACATATTCTTGCATAGAACACCTTAACTCCTCATCAAAGGGCAGCAGACGCTGTTTGTTTCGTTTTCCCGTCACCTTAATGAGGGAAGCGGAAAAATCTATGTCCTTGTCATCCAACCCGATCAATTCCGAAAGCCGCATGCCGGTGGCATAAAACATTTCGATAATCAAACGGTCGCGACACCCTTCAAATCCTTCTCCAAAGTCTACATCGTCCAGCAGTCTATTCACATCACCTTCTCTCAAAAAAACAGGAAGCGGCTTCTTTTTCTTCGGGCCCGTTATTTTCTGTAACGGATCCGCCGCAACCATTCCTTTTCGCAAAAGATATTTATAATACGACCGGACAGAACTCAACTTTCGATTTACCGTATTTGGCGCGCAACCCCTATCCATCAAGGAAGTAATCCATTCACGAATAAGTCCCGCATCCACATCCGACGGAGTCAGATCTCCCAACAGCTCCTCACCGAACTTCTGCAGCTCAAGAATATCTGCCTGATAGTACCTTACGGTACCTTTGGAATAATTCCTCTCATACAGAAGATAGTCAAGAAAAGAATCTGTCAACAACATATCGTTACATCTAAATCATGCAACGAATGTATGAAAAAGAATCCAATAATTCAAAGGAAATTACGAATTATTAATCTTCTACTTGTTGAAGTTGCTGAACGTAAACTGCACGCTCTTTCTTAAGTCTTTTAGTCACAGACGGTTTATCAAACTGCTGTCTGCTTCTCAACTCTTTAACGATACCAGTCTTTTCAAATTTTCTTTTAAATTTCTTCAGCGCTTTTTCAATGTTTTCGCCTTCTTTTACAGGTACTACAATCATTTTTTTGTTTTTAAAATTTAATGGTTTATAAAATCTCACGATCAAATTGAGCGGCAAAATTACACATACTTTCTTTATCCACAAAACTTTCGGCAAAAAAAACGATAATCGCAACACAAAATACTTGCCTTTCTTACTGGCAGTTACCCAAATTTCCGCACAGAAGTCTCCGCTTATGGCAGCAACACTGATAAAATAGCGGAATCTGCTCCGTAATTGGAGTAAAGTGAGTATATTTGAAAGCGCTTATCAATACCTTATATAGTATGAATTCAACAATAAACAATCGTATCGCCGCCTTACGGGCGCACATTGCCCAAGAGCAGATACAGGCTTTTATCATCCCCAGCACCGACCCTCACCTCAGTGAATACGTTGCACCCCACTGGCAGTCGAGAGAATGGATATCCGGCTTTACGGGTTCTGCCGGTACGGTAGTCGTCACAGCCAAAGACGCCGGACTGTGGACAGACTCCCGCTACTTCCTGCAAGCCGCCCGGCAGTTAGAGGGTACCTGCATCACATTATATAAAGAGATGCTTCCCGAAACACCAAACATTCCCGAATTCCTGAGTGCGCATTTGCAGGAAGGAGACTGCGTGGGAATAGACGGGAAAATGTTTTCTGCCGAAGAGGTGGAACACCTGCAAAAGGAACTGAAGAAAAGCGGCATCTGCATAAAAAGCATCGCCGATCCGATGCAACTGTTGTGGACCGACCGACCTGCAATGCCTTTAGCGCCGGCCTTTGTTTACGACACAAAGTATGCCGGAATGAGCTTTACAGAAAAGTTGCCCGCCGTCCGGCAGGCCATGGAAGCAACCGGGGCAGACTCCTTGTTGCTGTCGGCTTTGGATGAGATAGCCTGGCTGCTCAACATCCGGGGGAATGACGTGCACTGCAATCCGGTTGTCGTGAGCTACCTGCTGATTGAGAAAGACAAAGTGAATTATTTCGTTCAGCCACAAAAGGTTACACCCGAACTGGCCGAATACTTCAGCGCAAACGGCATCTCTGTGCACCCGTATGAAGAGATAGGCGATTACCTCAACAGCTTCAATGCCCATAGCATCCTGATGAATCCCGCAAAAACCAATTACGCCATCTACTCGGCAATCCGCCCCGGATGCCTGATAATCAACGGCGCATCACCCGTAGCCCTGCTGAAAGCCATTCGCAACAAACAGGAAATAGCCGGAATCCATGCAGCCATGCAGAGAGACGGCGTGGCATTAGTCAAGTTCCTAAAGTGGCTGGACGAAGCAGTTCCCGCAGGAAAAGAAACGGAAATCAGCGTAGACAAAAAGCTGCACACATTCCGGGCCGCGCAACCGCTGTATATGGGAGAAAGTTTCGACACGATCGCCGGCTATAAGGAGCATGGAGCTATTGTCCATTACGAAGCCACCCCCGAAACGGACGTCACACTGAAATCGGAAGGTTTTCTGCTGCTGGACTCCGGGGCGCAATACCTGGACGGCACAACGGACATAACCCGCACCATCGCACTGGGCCCCCTGACAGAAGAGGAAAAGACCGACTACACTTTAATACTGAAAGGACATATCGCATTGGCAATGGCAGTATTTCCCGAAGGAACCCGCGGAGCGCAACTGGATGTATTGGCACGCATGCCGATATGGAAAGAACGCATGAACTACCTGCATGGCACCGGCCATGGAGTGGGACATTTCCTCAATGTACACGAAGGTCCCCAAAGCATCCGGATGAACGAAAATCCCGTTGCCTTGCAACCGGGCATGGTTACGTCCAATGAACCGGGCGTGTACAAAGCCGGAAGTCATGGCATCCGCACCGAGAATTTAGTGCTGACCGTTCCTGCTGGTGAAGGGATGTTCGGCAAGTACCTAAAATTCGAGACACTCACCCTCTGCCCCATCTGCCGGAAAGGCATCATCAAGGAGTTGCTGACAGCAGAAGAGATAGGATGGCTGAACGACTATCACCGGACTGTATACGAGAAATTGTCGCCGGACCTGAACAATGACGAAAGAGAATGGTTGAAAGAAGCATGCAAGGCAGTGATTCGCGATTAACCTTAATTGCCAAGCGCTGCCCCAATCATCAACCCTCAGTCATTAATCATTAATTACTAATCTCTAATTATTAATCTTTAATCACTAAGCATTAATCATTAATTACTAATCGCTAATTATTAATCACTAATTACTAATCGCTAATTATTAATCACTAATTAAGATGGCACTAATAAAATCAGTACGAGGTTTCACTCCCGAAATTGGAGAGAACTGTTTTTTGGCAGACAACGCCGTTATCATCGGTGATGTAAAGATGGGGCGGGACTGCAGCATCTGGTTCAGCACCGTACTACGCGGGGATGTCAACTCCATCCGCATCGGAAATGGCGTGAACATCCAAGACGGAAGCGTGCTGCACACCTTATATGAGAAATCCACAATTGAGATAGGCGACCATGTTTCTGTGGGACATAACGTAACCATTCATGGAGCTGCAATCAGGGATTATGCGCTAATAGGCATGGGCTCCACCATTCTGGACCACGCCGTAGTGGGTGAAGGCGCCATAGTAGCCGCCGGTTCATTGGTACTTAGCAATACCATAATAGAACCGGGAAGCATCTGGGGAGGCGTACCTGCCAAGTTCATCAAAAAGGTGGATCCGGAACAGGCGAAAGAATTGAATCAGAAGATTGCACACAACTACCTGATGTACTCAAGTTGGTATAAGGAATAAAGGCATCCGGCCGTTTACTAAAACTCCGCCGACGATTTAGTAAATCGTCGGCGGAGTTTTAGTAAATCTTTGAAAAGGATTTACCGGAAGATTTCAAGCAGGGAAAGAGAAAGCAAAAACCGGTTTAAAAGTTTATCATATTCAGCACCCTATCCGTTGCACCGGCATTGTCGGTAACGTAGAGCCCGGCATTCATCCCGCTCTCACGCAGGAACTCCTCATCTTCCAGCATACGGTCGAGCAGCGCTTTCAATTCCTCATAGCTCTTGATGGAGAAGCCGCCCTTCGCCTCCAAAAGCCGGATAGCCTCTTGGAACTTCTGATATTTCGGTCCGAAGATTACCGGAATTCCATATACAGCAGCCTCCAATGTATTGTGAATGCCTACCCCGAATCCCCCACCGATATAAGCGATCTCTCCATAGCGGTAGATCGAGGAAAGCAGCCCGAAGCAGTCTATTATCAGGCAATCCGCCTTACGGACATTCTTTTCATCCGCACGAGTGTAACGCACATACGGGCGCTTCAGCTTACGGATTATCTCCACCAAATGATTTTCATCGATAACGTGCGGAGCAATTATCAGTTTCACCTCCGGATGCTGATTGAAATATTCAATAAACAAGTCCTCATCGGGCTGCCAGGAACTTCCGGCGACAAAAGTCATCGTATTGTTCTTGAACAACTCAACCAAAGGCAAGTCCTTAGCCTCCTCCCGGATCTGAAGCACGCGGTCGAACCGGGTGTCGCCCACTACCGTCACCCGGTTGATGCCAATCTTGGCCAGGTAACGTTTGGAACGTTCATTCTGCACAAACAGATGGTCAAAGTTACGCAGCACGTTTCGGTACGTACCGCCATACCATTTAAAGAATATCTGTCCGCGACGGAAGATGGAAGACACACTGTAAACAGGAATACGGCGCTTATGCAGCTCATCCAAATAGTTCTTCCAAAACTCATATTTGATGAAGAACGCCATGCAGGGGTTCACCAAATCAAGGAACTTCTTCACATTGCGCGGCTTGTCGAAAGGCAGGTAACACACAATATCCGCCCCCCGGTAGTTTTTGCGTACTTCGTAGCCCGACGGCGAAAAGAATGTCAGCAGAATACGATAATCAGGATATTTGGCACGAATCTTCTCAATCAGCGGACGCCCCTGTTCAAACTCGCCCAAGGAAGCCGCATGGAACCAAATGTAGCGTGCATCCTTCTCCAACTGTTGCCGGAGCAGCTCATACACCACCCAGTGCCCTTTCATCATCTTTCGTGGCTTACGGCTGAAAGGGGCAGCCAGATGCACCGCAATATCGTAGATTATTATCGCTAAGTTATAAAGCATACTATCTTAATTAAGAATGAATAATGAAGAATGAAAACGGTATGACAAGAGATCCCTCATTCTTGATTATTTATTTCAACGTTTCGATAGCACGCTGTATGCGGGCCAGTGTCTCTTCCTTACCCAACAAGGCAGTAATATCAAACATGTGCGGGCCCTTGCACTCACCCACCACCGCCAGACGGAAAGCATTCATCACATTGCCCATGTGATACCCTTTCTCCGTAATCCAGCCGATCACTATATCCTCAGACGGTTTTGACGAGAAGTCCTCAATGCCGCGGAGCACTTCCATCAACTCTTCCATGATGCGCGGGGTATCCTCCGACCAGCG from the Bacteroides eggerthii genome contains:
- a CDS encoding gamma carbonic anhydrase family protein codes for the protein MALIKSVRGFTPEIGENCFLADNAVIIGDVKMGRDCSIWFSTVLRGDVNSIRIGNGVNIQDGSVLHTLYEKSTIEIGDHVSVGHNVTIHGAAIRDYALIGMGSTILDHAVVGEGAIVAAGSLVLSNTIIEPGSIWGGVPAKFIKKVDPEQAKELNQKIAHNYLMYSSWYKE
- a CDS encoding 3-deoxy-D-manno-octulosonic acid transferase, yielding MLYNLAIIIYDIAVHLAAPFSRKPRKMMKGHWVVYELLRQQLEKDARYIWFHAASLGEFEQGRPLIEKIRAKYPDYRILLTFFSPSGYEVRKNYRGADIVCYLPFDKPRNVKKFLDLVNPCMAFFIKYEFWKNYLDELHKRRIPVYSVSSIFRRGQIFFKWYGGTYRNVLRNFDHLFVQNERSKRYLAKIGINRVTVVGDTRFDRVLQIREEAKDLPLVELFKNNTMTFVAGSSWQPDEDLFIEYFNQHPEVKLIIAPHVIDENHLVEIIRKLKRPYVRYTRADEKNVRKADCLIIDCFGLLSSIYRYGEIAYIGGGFGVGIHNTLEAAVYGIPVIFGPKYQKFQEAIRLLEAKGGFSIKSYEELKALLDRMLEDEEFLRESGMNAGLYVTDNAGATDRVLNMINF
- a CDS encoding tyrosine recombinase XerC, with amino-acid sequence MLLTDSFLDYLLYERNYSKGTVRYYQADILELQKFGEELLGDLTPSDVDAGLIREWITSLMDRGCAPNTVNRKLSSVRSYYKYLLRKGMVAADPLQKITGPKKKKPLPVFLREGDVNRLLDDVDFGEGFEGCRDRLIIEMFYATGMRLSELIGLDDKDIDFSASLIKVTGKRNKQRLLPFDEELRCSMQEYVNVRNQALPVRSDAFFIRKTGERLNRSIVAYIVKRNLSKVVTVKKRSPHVLRHTFATAMLNNGADLGSIKELLGHESLATTEVYTHTTFEELKKVYNQAHPRA
- the rpsU gene encoding 30S ribosomal protein S21, whose protein sequence is MIVVPVKEGENIEKALKKFKRKFEKTGIVKELRSRQQFDKPSVTKRLKKERAVYVQQLQQVED
- a CDS encoding aminopeptidase P family protein — protein: MNSTINNRIAALRAHIAQEQIQAFIIPSTDPHLSEYVAPHWQSREWISGFTGSAGTVVVTAKDAGLWTDSRYFLQAARQLEGTCITLYKEMLPETPNIPEFLSAHLQEGDCVGIDGKMFSAEEVEHLQKELKKSGICIKSIADPMQLLWTDRPAMPLAPAFVYDTKYAGMSFTEKLPAVRQAMEATGADSLLLSALDEIAWLLNIRGNDVHCNPVVVSYLLIEKDKVNYFVQPQKVTPELAEYFSANGISVHPYEEIGDYLNSFNAHSILMNPAKTNYAIYSAIRPGCLIINGASPVALLKAIRNKQEIAGIHAAMQRDGVALVKFLKWLDEAVPAGKETEISVDKKLHTFRAAQPLYMGESFDTIAGYKEHGAIVHYEATPETDVTLKSEGFLLLDSGAQYLDGTTDITRTIALGPLTEEEKTDYTLILKGHIALAMAVFPEGTRGAQLDVLARMPIWKERMNYLHGTGHGVGHFLNVHEGPQSIRMNENPVALQPGMVTSNEPGVYKAGSHGIRTENLVLTVPAGEGMFGKYLKFETLTLCPICRKGIIKELLTAEEIGWLNDYHRTVYEKLSPDLNNDEREWLKEACKAVIRD
- the tuf gene encoding elongation factor Tu — protein: MAKEKFERTKPHVNIGTIGHVDHGKTTLTAAITTVLGKKGFSEVKSFDQIDNAPEEKERGITINTSHVEYETANRHYAHVDCPGHADYVKNMVTGAAQMDGAIIVVAATDGPMPQTREHILLARQVNVPRLVVFMNKCDMVDDAEMLELVEMEMRELLSAYEFDGDNTPFIQGSALGALNGVEKWEEKVMELMDACDNWIPLPPRDVDKPFLMPVEDVFSITGRGTVATGRIEAGVIHVGDEVEILGLGEDKKSVVTGVEMFRKLLDQGEAGDNVGLLLRGIDKNEIKRGMVLCKPGQIKPHSKFKASIYVLKKEEGGRHTPFHNKYRPQFYLRTMDCTGEITLPEGTEMVMPGDNVEITVELIYPVALNVGLRFAIREGGRTVGSGQITEIID
- the hpf gene encoding ribosome hibernation-promoting factor, HPF/YfiA family; the protein is MIVRIQSIHFDASEQLQAFIQKKAAKLEKFYDDIEKVEVSLKVVKPETAENKEAGVKVLVPNGELYANKVCDTFEEAVDLCLEALGKQLVKYKEKQRSK